One stretch of Roseimicrobium sp. ORNL1 DNA includes these proteins:
- a CDS encoding bifunctional chorismate mutase/prephenate dehydratase, whose amino-acid sequence MTLEDVRIEIDRVDQDLLRLLNERADLVHHVGEIKRKEGLEIYAPDREERLLKKLIELNKQNKGRLPEKSIRAIYREIISAALALEQDMRISYMGPAGSWTHQAAVSRFGNSVLYIPEASTEDVFERVTTQEADYGVLPIEHSTEGAVHHTLDHLVDSPMQIYSQFLWRTETVLMSNGPKDTVDYIYGHPQVIAQCRKWLTQNFPDVELREAPSTSQAAAFACEHPNSAALGTALGAELQGLKIIAASIDDSASQARFIVLGRRPAPATGNDHTMLMVTARDRVGALLEILKAFADYGINVRQIENRPVPVEESGSQTHVRFFLEVTGHCHDEALKKSVEIVVNEGDAIKVLGSYPSSPWGE is encoded by the coding sequence ATGACACTGGAAGACGTTCGCATTGAGATTGACCGCGTGGATCAGGACCTTCTTCGCCTCCTGAACGAGCGAGCCGATCTGGTGCATCATGTCGGAGAGATCAAACGCAAGGAAGGCCTGGAGATCTATGCCCCCGACCGCGAGGAGCGTCTGCTCAAGAAGCTCATCGAGCTGAACAAGCAGAACAAGGGCCGCCTCCCGGAGAAGTCCATCCGCGCCATCTACCGTGAAATCATCTCCGCCGCACTGGCCCTGGAGCAGGACATGCGCATTTCCTACATGGGCCCGGCGGGGTCGTGGACCCATCAGGCGGCCGTCAGCCGGTTCGGCAACAGCGTGCTCTACATTCCGGAGGCAAGCACGGAGGATGTCTTCGAGCGCGTGACCACGCAGGAGGCGGACTACGGAGTGCTGCCCATCGAGCACAGCACGGAGGGTGCGGTGCACCACACGCTGGATCACCTCGTGGATTCGCCGATGCAGATCTACTCGCAGTTCCTTTGGCGAACGGAGACCGTCCTCATGTCCAATGGTCCCAAGGATACCGTGGACTACATCTATGGCCACCCGCAGGTGATTGCCCAGTGCCGCAAGTGGCTGACCCAAAACTTCCCCGACGTGGAGCTGCGTGAAGCTCCCAGCACCAGCCAGGCGGCTGCATTCGCCTGCGAACACCCGAACTCCGCCGCGTTGGGCACGGCCCTCGGAGCGGAACTGCAGGGGCTGAAAATCATCGCCGCCTCCATCGACGACAGCGCCTCCCAGGCCCGCTTCATTGTGCTGGGTCGCCGTCCTGCTCCCGCCACGGGAAATGATCACACCATGCTCATGGTGACTGCTCGCGACCGTGTAGGTGCCTTGTTGGAAATCCTGAAAGCCTTCGCCGATTACGGCATCAACGTGCGGCAGATCGAAAATCGTCCCGTGCCGGTCGAGGAGTCCGGCTCACAAACGCACGTGCGCTTTTTCCTGGAAGTCACCGGGCATTGTCACGACGAAGCCCTGAAGAAGTCGGTCGAGATCGTGGTCAATGAGGGGGATGCCATCAAGGTTCTTGGAAGCTATCCGAGCTCACCTTGGGGCGAGTGA
- a CDS encoding KUP/HAK/KT family potassium transporter has translation MNNPHHARSWAVAVAALGVVYGDIGTSPLYALRECFGEGRFLASDPVTVLGPVSLMLWSFILIVSIKYLLILVHATNQGEGGVFALLSILKHPEAGLKKEHLKWLGLFAIIGAALLYGDGVITPAISVLSAVEGLEEINPEFEKYVVPVAVAILLAVFLVQRHGTHRIGAGFGPIMLIWFGVLGALGVYNLMQYPAAAAALSPHYGIRYLIEHGHHGLGIMGSVLLCVTGCEALYADIGHFGRTAMQRSWFLVAFPGLALNYLGQAALVLRDPTTHESPFFRLAPQSLLLPLVILSTLATIIASQAMITGVFSLTQQAVQLGFLPRLKIKHTNPDVRGQIYLPQINLLLCVCCLALVLAFGSSSKLAAAYGLTVSANMMLTSSLLLIVVTRLWKWPWWKGLVPVILFLIWESTYVAGSLAKLFHGAWMPLLLTLLLWILMKTWQDGRALLWRIMTRGQIPIDHLISELENKRIPRVRGTGVFMSGSSDGMPLVLLHHLKHNKSLHERVVLLTVAFLEEPYATKEERFTATELMPDFYRVVLRYGFVESPDVMRDLCRALAVKRGGEMSNISFYQARELLLPTGKSGMAPWRKKLYIFLSRIARPATGYFDLPSRQVIELGIQMEL, from the coding sequence ATGAACAATCCACATCATGCCAGAAGCTGGGCGGTTGCCGTGGCAGCGCTTGGTGTCGTGTATGGGGACATCGGTACCAGCCCGCTGTATGCGTTGCGGGAATGCTTTGGTGAAGGGCGCTTCCTGGCAAGTGACCCGGTGACGGTATTGGGACCCGTGTCCCTCATGCTCTGGTCATTCATCCTGATCGTCAGCATCAAGTACCTGCTGATCCTGGTGCATGCGACCAATCAGGGTGAGGGTGGTGTCTTCGCCCTGCTCTCCATCCTGAAACATCCGGAGGCGGGACTGAAGAAGGAACACCTCAAGTGGCTCGGCCTGTTTGCGATCATCGGTGCGGCACTTCTCTATGGCGACGGCGTGATCACCCCGGCCATTTCCGTGCTTTCTGCCGTGGAAGGTCTGGAGGAGATCAATCCGGAGTTCGAGAAGTACGTGGTGCCCGTGGCCGTGGCCATCCTGCTGGCCGTCTTCCTCGTGCAGCGGCATGGCACGCACCGTATTGGTGCGGGCTTCGGGCCCATCATGCTCATCTGGTTCGGAGTGCTGGGAGCCCTGGGAGTCTACAACCTGATGCAATATCCGGCCGCCGCGGCTGCGCTCTCGCCGCACTATGGCATCAGGTACCTGATTGAGCACGGCCACCATGGTCTGGGCATCATGGGCAGTGTGCTGCTGTGCGTTACAGGATGTGAAGCGCTATATGCCGACATCGGACACTTCGGGCGCACGGCGATGCAGCGCTCCTGGTTCCTCGTCGCATTCCCCGGACTGGCGCTGAACTATCTCGGCCAGGCCGCGCTGGTGCTGCGTGATCCTACCACGCACGAGAGCCCCTTCTTCCGCCTCGCGCCGCAGAGCTTGCTGCTGCCTCTGGTCATTCTGAGCACGCTGGCCACCATCATCGCATCCCAGGCCATGATTACCGGTGTCTTCAGCCTCACCCAGCAGGCTGTGCAACTCGGCTTCCTGCCACGGCTGAAGATCAAACACACGAATCCCGACGTGCGCGGGCAGATCTACCTCCCGCAAATCAATCTGCTCCTCTGCGTGTGCTGTCTCGCGCTGGTTTTGGCGTTTGGCAGCTCCAGCAAACTGGCGGCCGCATACGGGCTCACCGTGTCTGCGAACATGATGCTGACCAGCTCACTCCTGCTCATCGTGGTCACGCGTCTGTGGAAGTGGCCCTGGTGGAAGGGGCTGGTTCCTGTGATTCTCTTCCTCATCTGGGAGTCCACCTATGTGGCCGGCAGTCTCGCGAAACTCTTCCACGGTGCGTGGATGCCGCTACTGCTGACCCTTCTGCTCTGGATCCTGATGAAGACCTGGCAGGACGGTCGCGCGCTGTTGTGGCGCATCATGACGCGTGGACAGATTCCCATCGACCACCTGATTAGTGAACTGGAGAACAAACGCATCCCCCGCGTGCGCGGCACCGGTGTTTTCATGAGCGGCTCCTCCGACGGCATGCCGCTCGTGCTCCTGCACCATCTGAAGCACAACAAATCCCTGCACGAGCGCGTGGTGCTGCTCACGGTGGCATTCCTGGAGGAACCCTACGCGACAAAAGAAGAGCGCTTCACCGCCACGGAATTGATGCCCGACTTCTACCGCGTGGTGCTCAGATACGGATTCGTGGAATCGCCGGATGTGATGCGTGACCTCTGCCGTGCCCTCGCCGTGAAACGCGGCGGCGAGATGAGCAACATCAGCTTCTACCAGGCGAGAGAACTGCTCCTCCCCACCGGCAAGAGCGGCATGGCGCCCTGGCGGAAGAAACTCTACATCTTCCTCTCCCGCATCGCCCGTCCTGCTACCGGATACTTCGACCTGCCCTCACGACAGGTCATTGAGCTGGGGATTCAGATGGAGCTGTGA
- a CDS encoding KUP/HAK/KT family potassium transporter — protein sequence MSDKKSSSWTLALLALGVVYGDIGTSPLYALKETVSHGRFEADKVLTVYGPVSLMFWSLTIIVTIKYLLLLSRADNQGEGGVFALYALLRQQAAGLSKRAIGVLSIIALVGAALLYGDGIITPAISVLAAVEGLYVINPDLPHYIVPVCAAVLLLGLFLVQRHGTVRIGASFGPVMLIWFFVLAVLGLTNLVKRPDILAALLPHHGWIYLIYERSEALHIMGTVLLCVTGCEALYADIGHFSRTAMQRSWVFVAYPALILNYLGQGALILNNPTMVDQPKFNPFFQMAPVWSQWPLVILATAATIIASQAMITGVFSLTQQAVQLGFLPRLKIVHTSTDTRGQIFMPQVNMLLCVACLALVLVFQESGSIAGAYGLSVSSDMLLSSILLFMVMTRVWKTPTWMAAIPVGIFLSMEIGYWLGSLTKIRHGAWIPLVITAILWTLMKTWRDGRAILVKRVTRQLIPVTHLVEEVKKNKILRVPGIGVFLSSSSDGLPLVLLHHLKHNKVLHQNAVILTVRFEEEPYVKNADRIQIVELHETFSRIILRYGFAEQPEVMRDLTAALKKQGITKLGDISYYQSRELLLTDGKGRMATWRKKLFVFLSRIARPATGYFQLPSRQVIELGIQLEL from the coding sequence ATGTCAGACAAAAAATCCTCGAGCTGGACTCTCGCGCTACTGGCGCTCGGGGTGGTGTATGGAGACATTGGTACCAGCCCGCTTTACGCGCTGAAGGAGACCGTTTCCCACGGCAGATTTGAAGCGGACAAGGTGCTCACGGTCTACGGGCCGGTGTCCCTGATGTTCTGGTCCCTGACCATCATCGTCACCATCAAGTACCTGCTGCTGCTCTCGCGTGCGGACAACCAGGGTGAGGGTGGGGTGTTCGCCCTCTATGCACTCCTGCGCCAACAGGCGGCGGGACTTTCCAAGCGGGCCATCGGCGTACTGAGCATCATTGCCCTTGTCGGGGCGGCCCTGCTCTATGGGGATGGCATCATCACCCCGGCGATTTCCGTGCTCGCGGCGGTGGAAGGCCTCTACGTCATCAATCCGGACTTGCCGCACTACATTGTGCCCGTGTGCGCGGCCGTCCTGCTCCTTGGGCTTTTCCTCGTGCAGCGGCATGGCACGGTGCGCATCGGTGCCAGCTTCGGACCGGTGATGTTGATATGGTTTTTCGTGCTGGCCGTCCTCGGCCTGACCAATCTGGTGAAGAGGCCCGACATCCTCGCCGCTCTGCTGCCCCACCACGGCTGGATCTACCTCATCTATGAGCGGTCGGAGGCCCTGCACATCATGGGCACGGTGCTGCTCTGCGTGACCGGGTGCGAGGCGCTGTATGCGGACATCGGCCACTTCAGCCGCACGGCGATGCAACGCTCCTGGGTCTTCGTCGCGTACCCGGCGCTGATCCTGAACTACCTCGGCCAGGGCGCACTGATCCTGAACAACCCCACGATGGTGGATCAGCCGAAGTTCAACCCCTTCTTCCAGATGGCTCCGGTGTGGTCGCAGTGGCCGCTGGTCATCCTCGCCACCGCCGCCACCATCATCGCCTCGCAGGCCATGATTACCGGCGTCTTCAGCCTGACGCAGCAGGCGGTGCAGCTCGGCTTCCTGCCACGGCTCAAGATTGTACACACCTCCACGGACACTCGTGGCCAGATCTTCATGCCGCAGGTGAATATGCTCCTGTGTGTGGCGTGCCTCGCCCTTGTGCTGGTGTTTCAGGAGTCCGGTTCCATCGCCGGCGCTTACGGCCTGAGTGTGTCCTCCGACATGCTCCTGAGCAGCATCCTGCTCTTCATGGTGATGACCCGTGTGTGGAAGACACCCACGTGGATGGCTGCCATCCCCGTCGGCATTTTCCTTTCCATGGAAATCGGCTACTGGCTGGGCAGCCTCACAAAGATACGCCACGGCGCGTGGATCCCGCTCGTCATCACCGCCATTCTGTGGACGCTCATGAAGACCTGGCGCGACGGTCGCGCCATCCTGGTGAAGCGAGTCACCCGCCAGCTCATCCCGGTGACTCACCTCGTGGAAGAGGTAAAGAAGAACAAAATCCTTCGCGTGCCGGGCATCGGCGTCTTCCTTTCCTCCTCCTCCGATGGCCTGCCCTTGGTGCTGCTGCACCACCTGAAGCACAACAAGGTGCTCCACCAGAACGCCGTCATCCTCACCGTGCGATTTGAGGAGGAGCCGTATGTAAAGAATGCCGACCGCATCCAGATTGTGGAGCTGCACGAGACCTTCTCCCGCATCATTCTGCGCTACGGATTCGCCGAGCAGCCGGAGGTGATGCGCGACCTCACCGCCGCACTGAAGAAGCAGGGCATCACCAAGCTGGGTGACATCAGCTACTACCAGAGCCGCGAACTCCTGCTCACTGACGGCAAGGGCCGCATGGCCACTTGGCGGAAAAAACTTTTTGTCTTCCTTTCCCGCATCGCCCGGCCCGCTACCGGCTACTTCCAGCTTCCCTCACGACAGGTCATCGAACTGGGCATCCAGCTCGAGCTGTAG
- a CDS encoding tetratricopeptide repeat protein: MSSENLNTLLEGHLSSLLDAGKIDDALRVASTALRNARQAAEEDEANLPLLVNALETLAELHRQAGDFEKSESLYQEGIETGERAGVDTFQMARLRSGLATLYDFNQREELAIPLYESAIEGYDRMVPPRTHDSAQMRNNLAMIYKSLGRYPLAEQHYLMALETLEKDYGRDNERVAAVFNNLGGLYYTAGFAEQAKEMHMEALDIRTKVFGPDHPEVAQSYSNLATACYELQDDAATQQNYEKSLRILEQNIDTCADSYEEIGMDYANVLESMGEDRKAEVLKKRIAKVLRR, translated from the coding sequence ATGTCCTCAGAAAACCTCAACACGCTCCTCGAAGGACACCTGTCCAGTCTGCTGGATGCCGGTAAAATCGACGACGCGCTGAGGGTGGCCAGTACCGCCCTGCGCAACGCGCGCCAGGCCGCTGAAGAAGACGAGGCCAACCTCCCCCTGCTGGTCAACGCGCTTGAAACTCTCGCTGAGCTGCATCGGCAGGCAGGAGATTTCGAAAAATCCGAATCTCTCTACCAAGAAGGCATCGAAACCGGCGAACGCGCTGGCGTGGATACCTTCCAGATGGCCCGCCTCCGCTCCGGCCTCGCCACGCTTTATGATTTCAACCAGCGGGAGGAGCTGGCCATCCCGCTCTATGAGTCGGCGATTGAAGGCTATGACCGCATGGTACCGCCCCGTACGCACGACAGCGCGCAGATGCGGAACAACCTGGCGATGATTTACAAGAGCCTGGGCCGCTACCCGCTCGCCGAGCAGCATTACCTCATGGCTCTGGAGACGCTGGAGAAGGACTACGGCCGTGACAATGAACGTGTGGCCGCTGTCTTCAATAATCTGGGCGGTCTCTATTACACCGCCGGTTTTGCCGAGCAGGCGAAGGAGATGCACATGGAGGCGCTCGACATTCGCACGAAAGTGTTCGGTCCCGACCACCCGGAAGTGGCCCAAAGCTACAGCAACCTCGCCACCGCCTGCTACGAACTGCAGGACGACGCCGCCACCCAGCAGAATTACGAAAAGAGCCTGCGCATCCTCGAACAGAATATCGACACCTGCGCAGACAGCTACGAGGAAATCGGCATGGACTACGCCAATGTGCTGGAGTCCATGGGCGAAGACCGCAAAGCCGAGGTCCTGAAGAAGCGCATCGCGAAGGTGCTGCGGCGGTAA
- the recO gene encoding DNA repair protein RecO has protein sequence METASAILINRSRLSETSLIVHWCSEEAGLFKTVAKGALQPKSPFAGRLDLFVTCEVVWVPSPKTDLHTLREVHLTHPRLQLRTSYLRVLAATYFSKLVDLVAEKETPLGGIYELLRLSLDYLTEHDPSERLLLRFEAKLCSELGLGNDSRGAAALLHDVYHRPLPPQRRQLLEEMVKTPKQESQDNRDFA, from the coding sequence TTGGAAACAGCCAGCGCCATCCTCATCAACCGCAGCCGGCTCTCCGAAACCAGCCTGATTGTGCACTGGTGTTCCGAGGAGGCCGGTCTCTTCAAGACGGTGGCCAAGGGAGCACTCCAGCCCAAGTCGCCCTTTGCCGGGCGGCTCGACCTCTTCGTGACCTGCGAAGTGGTCTGGGTCCCCAGTCCGAAGACGGACCTCCACACGCTCCGCGAGGTGCACCTCACTCATCCCCGCCTGCAATTACGGACAAGTTATCTACGCGTCCTGGCCGCCACCTACTTTTCCAAACTGGTGGATCTTGTGGCGGAGAAGGAAACTCCTCTCGGCGGCATTTATGAATTGTTGAGGTTGAGCCTCGACTATCTCACGGAGCACGACCCCTCGGAACGATTGCTGCTGAGGTTCGAGGCGAAGCTTTGTTCAGAACTCGGGCTCGGAAATGACTCGCGCGGTGCTGCCGCCCTGTTGCATGATGTTTATCACCGGCCACTCCCCCCGCAGCGGCGCCAATTGCTGGAAGAAATGGTCAAAACCCCTAAACAAGAATCCCAAGACAATCGCGATTTCGCTTGA
- a CDS encoding SDR family oxidoreductase, translating to MSIAIDLTGKVALITGASQGIGACMARTFHTAGATVVINHPGMGSTPADAAALAAELEQKRAGSTLVVEANVANAEAVQAMMHQVRDTCGGLDALINNAAIIRDRTVAKMSLDEWQSVMDVNLSGVFHCCKYGLEVMRDHGAIVSMGSIAAIQGFYGQANYAAAKAGVQAMMRVVSREAARRGIRANAIAPGVVDTSMAATIPENVRAEMLKNVPLARFGTVEEIAHVALFLCSPLASYVTGQTIEVNGGWRG from the coding sequence ATGAGCATCGCCATCGATCTGACAGGAAAAGTCGCCCTCATCACCGGGGCATCACAGGGTATCGGCGCGTGCATGGCACGCACTTTTCACACCGCCGGAGCGACGGTGGTGATCAACCATCCGGGCATGGGAAGCACCCCGGCAGATGCCGCAGCCCTCGCGGCGGAACTTGAGCAAAAACGCGCCGGGAGCACCCTCGTGGTGGAGGCGAACGTGGCGAACGCGGAGGCGGTGCAGGCGATGATGCACCAGGTGCGCGACACCTGCGGTGGCTTGGATGCCCTGATCAACAACGCCGCCATCATCCGCGACCGCACCGTGGCGAAGATGTCTTTGGACGAGTGGCAGTCCGTGATGGACGTGAACCTCTCGGGCGTCTTCCACTGCTGCAAATACGGGCTGGAGGTCATGCGTGACCACGGCGCCATCGTGAGCATGGGCAGCATCGCGGCGATTCAGGGATTCTACGGCCAGGCAAACTACGCCGCCGCGAAGGCCGGCGTGCAGGCCATGATGCGCGTGGTCAGCCGCGAGGCGGCGAGGCGCGGCATCCGTGCGAATGCCATCGCCCCGGGCGTGGTGGACACTTCTATGGCGGCGACCATCCCAGAGAACGTGCGCGCCGAGATGCTGAAGAATGTGCCGCTGGCCCGTTTTGGCACGGTGGAGGAGATTGCGCACGTGGCGCTGTTTCTGTGCTCACCGCTCGCGTCGTATGTGACCGGCCAGACGATTGAAGTGAACGGAGGCTGGCGCGGATGA
- a CDS encoding malonate decarboxylase subunit alpha encodes MRAVTRITSVEEAVAAIPDGATVAVGGFVGAGHPEMLTAALERRFLAGQGPRDLTLMYAAGQGDRASRGLNHLAHEGLLKRVIGGHWNLAPKLGKLALENKIEAYNFPQGVVCVLFREIAAKRPGIFTKVGLNTFIDPVHSGGRMNARTTEPLIERMVMDGEDWLRYRAVPIHVGLIRATSADARGNLTMEREGLVGEVLPIAQAARNHGGIVIAQVERITEGSVDPKAVRVPGALVDYVVVSDAEQHAQTFGEQFNEAYVTAMGEKLEPPRLAFSERKIIGARALQEIRPGEMVNLGIGLPEAVASVAAETGRLKDFTLTVESGPFGGVPASGLSFGCSHRPEAVIDQPSQFDFYDGGGMDIAILGAAEIDAEGSVNVSMMSGRFAGVGGFVNIAQSAKRLVFCCTLRAGDLAVEMREGGLRILQEGKHSKFVKQVQQVCFHGPTAVREGRQVLYVTERAVFELTPQGPALIELAPGIDLQRDVLDRMEFTPVIQSPRVMPSECFQQRQSVLA; translated from the coding sequence ATGAGGGCCGTCACGCGAATCACGTCCGTGGAGGAGGCCGTGGCGGCGATCCCGGATGGCGCCACGGTGGCGGTGGGAGGTTTCGTGGGAGCCGGGCATCCGGAAATGCTCACGGCAGCGCTGGAGCGCCGGTTCCTCGCCGGGCAGGGGCCGCGAGATCTCACGCTCATGTACGCCGCGGGGCAGGGGGACCGTGCCTCGCGCGGATTGAATCACCTCGCGCACGAGGGCCTGCTCAAGCGCGTCATCGGCGGTCACTGGAATCTCGCGCCGAAGCTGGGCAAGCTGGCGCTGGAGAACAAGATCGAGGCGTACAACTTCCCCCAAGGGGTGGTCTGCGTGCTGTTTCGCGAGATTGCCGCAAAGCGCCCCGGTATCTTCACCAAGGTGGGGCTGAATACCTTCATCGATCCGGTGCACTCCGGCGGACGCATGAACGCGCGTACCACGGAGCCCTTGATTGAGCGCATGGTCATGGATGGCGAGGACTGGCTGCGCTACCGCGCGGTGCCGATTCATGTGGGACTCATCCGCGCCACCAGTGCGGACGCCCGGGGGAATCTCACCATGGAACGTGAGGGCCTGGTGGGTGAAGTATTGCCCATTGCCCAAGCGGCGCGGAATCATGGCGGCATCGTCATCGCCCAGGTGGAGCGCATCACGGAAGGCAGCGTGGATCCCAAGGCGGTGCGCGTACCGGGGGCGCTGGTGGATTACGTCGTGGTGTCTGATGCGGAGCAGCACGCGCAGACTTTCGGTGAGCAGTTCAACGAAGCGTATGTCACCGCCATGGGGGAGAAGCTGGAGCCTCCGCGTCTTGCCTTCTCCGAGCGCAAGATCATTGGTGCACGTGCCCTGCAGGAGATTCGTCCCGGGGAAATGGTGAATCTGGGCATCGGCCTGCCGGAGGCCGTGGCCTCGGTGGCGGCGGAGACCGGCAGGTTGAAGGACTTCACGCTGACCGTGGAAAGCGGTCCCTTTGGCGGTGTACCGGCCTCCGGCTTGAGCTTTGGCTGCAGTCATCGTCCGGAGGCGGTGATTGACCAGCCCTCCCAATTCGACTTCTACGATGGCGGCGGCATGGACATTGCGATCCTCGGCGCGGCGGAGATCGATGCGGAAGGCAGTGTGAATGTGAGCATGATGTCCGGTCGATTCGCGGGTGTGGGTGGCTTTGTGAACATCGCCCAGAGCGCGAAGCGACTGGTCTTCTGCTGCACGCTAAGGGCCGGGGACCTCGCCGTAGAAATGCGGGAGGGAGGGCTGCGCATACTGCAAGAGGGGAAGCACTCGAAGTTTGTGAAGCAGGTGCAGCAGGTGTGCTTTCACGGCCCCACGGCGGTTCGTGAGGGCAGGCAGGTGCTTTATGTCACCGAGCGTGCCGTTTTTGAATTGACCCCCCAGGGACCTGCGCTGATCGAACTGGCTCCGGGAATCGACCTCCAGCGGGACGTGCTGGATCGCATGGAGTTCACGCCTGTGATACAATCACCCCGAGTAATGCCGTCCGAGTGTTTCCAGCAGCGCCAGTCCGTCCTAGCATGA
- a CDS encoding thiolase family protein, whose product MKWSAPIYVVEAKRTPIGRFCGGLKELSPADLALTVAQAVVPDELEGQVDEVILGQVLQAGSGMNVARQLVLRLGLAQSVPGFTVNMVCASGMKAVALAADAIASGQSSVVLAGGVESMSRAPHYARHVREGSKLGNATLEDSIFVDGLTDPILKLGMGETAERIVETCGITREAQDAFALTSQERAAAAAEAFEREIVPVETRAGPVTHDEHPRADTTLEKLAKLKPAFRKDGTVTAGNSSGINDGAALLLLASEEAVRKYDLQPRARLVAGVATGCEPATMGLGPVSAVQRLLKETGWTMDQVDAMEINEAFAAQTLACAEQLGVDRAKLNRRGGAIALGHPVGCSGARVLVTLLHILEDEELKRGVATLCAGGGMGIAMAMERVE is encoded by the coding sequence ATGAAATGGTCCGCACCCATCTACGTTGTCGAGGCGAAGCGCACGCCCATAGGCCGCTTCTGTGGCGGGCTGAAGGAGCTGTCGCCTGCGGATCTGGCGCTCACCGTGGCGCAGGCCGTGGTGCCGGATGAACTGGAGGGCCAGGTGGATGAAGTGATCCTGGGCCAGGTGTTGCAGGCAGGCTCGGGAATGAATGTGGCGCGTCAGCTCGTGCTGCGACTGGGCCTCGCGCAGAGCGTGCCTGGGTTCACGGTGAACATGGTGTGCGCCTCCGGCATGAAAGCTGTGGCATTGGCGGCGGATGCCATCGCCTCCGGTCAGTCCTCAGTCGTGCTGGCAGGCGGAGTGGAATCGATGAGCCGCGCGCCGCACTACGCGCGCCATGTGCGTGAGGGCAGCAAGCTGGGGAATGCCACGCTGGAAGATTCCATTTTTGTGGATGGCCTCACGGACCCCATTCTCAAGCTCGGCATGGGAGAGACGGCGGAGCGCATCGTGGAGACCTGTGGCATCACCCGCGAGGCGCAGGATGCCTTTGCGCTCACGAGTCAGGAGCGTGCGGCTGCTGCTGCGGAAGCCTTTGAGCGGGAAATCGTGCCGGTGGAAACCAGGGCGGGCCCGGTCACCCACGATGAACATCCGCGCGCGGATACCACTCTGGAAAAGCTGGCGAAGTTGAAGCCGGCCTTCCGCAAGGATGGCACGGTCACGGCGGGCAATTCCTCCGGCATCAATGATGGCGCGGCACTGCTGCTGCTTGCTTCCGAGGAGGCGGTGCGGAAGTACGACCTGCAGCCACGCGCCCGCCTTGTGGCGGGTGTGGCGACCGGATGTGAGCCTGCCACCATGGGACTGGGACCGGTGTCTGCCGTGCAGCGTCTGCTGAAGGAAACCGGTTGGACCATGGATCAAGTCGACGCCATGGAGATTAACGAAGCCTTCGCCGCACAGACCCTCGCGTGCGCTGAGCAACTCGGTGTGGATCGCGCGAAGCTGAACCGCCGTGGTGGCGCCATTGCCCTGGGGCATCCGGTGGGCTGCAGCGGCGCGCGCGTGCTGGTGACCCTGTTGCACATCCTCGAAGACGAAGAACTGAAGCGTGGCGTGGCGACCTTGTGTGCCGGCGGCGGCATGGGCATTGCGATGGCGATGGAGCGGGTGGAGTAG